A section of the Delphinus delphis chromosome 1, mDelDel1.2, whole genome shotgun sequence genome encodes:
- the LDLRAP1 gene encoding low density lipoprotein receptor adapter protein 1 isoform X2 yields the protein MDALKSAGRALIRSPSLAKQSWGGGGRHRKLPENWTDTRETLLEGMLFSLKYLGMTLVEQPKGEELSAAAVKRIVATAKASGKKLQKVTLKVSPRGIILTDNITNQLIENVSIYRISYCTADKMHDKVFAYIAQSQHNENLECHAFLCTKRKMAQAVTLTVAQAFKVAFEFWQVSKEEKEKREKTSQDGGDILAGGRRDSTPSLKSLVATGNLLDLEETAKAPLSTVSANTANMDEALRPQALNSSSVVWLDDGLDEAFSRLAQSRTNPQVLDTGLTAQDIHYAQCLSPVDWDKPDSGGAEPDDLFNF from the exons AGCTGCCCGAGAACTGGACAGACACTCGGGAGACGCTGCTCGAGGGCATGCTCTTCAGCCTCAAGTACCTGGGCATGACGCTGGTGGAGCAGCCCAAGGGTGAGGAGCTGTCGGCCGCCGCCGTCAAGAGGATCGTGGCCACG GCCAAGGccagtgggaagaagctgcagaaGGTGACTCTCAAGGTGTCGCCACGGGGGATCATCCTGACCGACAACATCACCAACCAGCTCATTGAGAACGTGTCCATTTACAG AATCTCCTACTGCACAGCAGACAAGATGCATGACAAAGTGTTTGCATACATCGCACAGAGCCAGCACAACGAGAATCTTGAGTGCCACGCTTTCCTCTGCACCAAGCGGAAGATG GCCCAGGCTGTCACCCTCACAGTAGCCCAGGCCTTCAAAGTCGCTTTTGAGTTTTGGCAGGTATCCAAGGAAG agaaggagaagagggagaaaaccaGCCAAGACGGAGGGGACATCCTGGCGGGGGGCCGCCGAGACAGCACCCCTTCACTGAAGAGCC TGGTCGCCACTGGGAACCTGCTGGACCTGGAAGAGACAGCCAAGGCCCCACTGTCCACGGTCAGTGCTAACACCGCTAACATGGACGAGGCACTGCGACCTCAAGCCTTAAACAGCAGCAGCGTTGTCTGG CTGGATGATGGCCTGGATGAAGCATTTTCAAG GCTTGCCCAATCTCGGACGAACCCTCAGGTCCTGGACACTGGACTGACAGCACAGGACATTCATTACGCCCAGTGCCTCTCGCCTGTCGACTGGGACAAGCCTGACAGCGGTGGCGCCGAGCCGGATGACCTCTTCAACTTCTGA
- the LDLRAP1 gene encoding low density lipoprotein receptor adapter protein 1 isoform X1: MDALKSAGRALIRSPSLAKQSWGGGGRHRKLPENWTDTRETLLEGMLFSLKYLGMTLVEQPKGEELSAAAVKRIVATAKASGKKLQKVTLKVSPRGIILTDNITNQLIENVSIYRISYCTADKMHDKVFAYIAQSQHNENLECHAFLCTKRKMAQAVTLTVAQAFKVAFEFWQVSKEEKEKREKTSQDGGDILAGGRRDSTPSLKSLVATGNLLDLEETAKAPLSTVSANTANMDEALRPQALNSSSVVWELDDGLDEAFSRLAQSRTNPQVLDTGLTAQDIHYAQCLSPVDWDKPDSGGAEPDDLFNF, encoded by the exons AGCTGCCCGAGAACTGGACAGACACTCGGGAGACGCTGCTCGAGGGCATGCTCTTCAGCCTCAAGTACCTGGGCATGACGCTGGTGGAGCAGCCCAAGGGTGAGGAGCTGTCGGCCGCCGCCGTCAAGAGGATCGTGGCCACG GCCAAGGccagtgggaagaagctgcagaaGGTGACTCTCAAGGTGTCGCCACGGGGGATCATCCTGACCGACAACATCACCAACCAGCTCATTGAGAACGTGTCCATTTACAG AATCTCCTACTGCACAGCAGACAAGATGCATGACAAAGTGTTTGCATACATCGCACAGAGCCAGCACAACGAGAATCTTGAGTGCCACGCTTTCCTCTGCACCAAGCGGAAGATG GCCCAGGCTGTCACCCTCACAGTAGCCCAGGCCTTCAAAGTCGCTTTTGAGTTTTGGCAGGTATCCAAGGAAG agaaggagaagagggagaaaaccaGCCAAGACGGAGGGGACATCCTGGCGGGGGGCCGCCGAGACAGCACCCCTTCACTGAAGAGCC TGGTCGCCACTGGGAACCTGCTGGACCTGGAAGAGACAGCCAAGGCCCCACTGTCCACGGTCAGTGCTAACACCGCTAACATGGACGAGGCACTGCGACCTCAAGCCTTAAACAGCAGCAGCGTTGTCTGG GAGCTGGATGATGGCCTGGATGAAGCATTTTCAAG GCTTGCCCAATCTCGGACGAACCCTCAGGTCCTGGACACTGGACTGACAGCACAGGACATTCATTACGCCCAGTGCCTCTCGCCTGTCGACTGGGACAAGCCTGACAGCGGTGGCGCCGAGCCGGATGACCTCTTCAACTTCTGA